From one Lolium rigidum isolate FL_2022 chromosome 4, APGP_CSIRO_Lrig_0.1, whole genome shotgun sequence genomic stretch:
- the LOC124650452 gene encoding uncharacterized protein LOC124650452, which yields MGLLSWWKGSRRGTPETPNPQQLNGAGGAEAQVAAAGPHGAVEVRRQRQPDATVFEFGSAAESGAAVTLAGYCPVSDELEPCRWELVPATGEGAPQFRIVF from the coding sequence ATGGGGCTCTTATCGTGGTGGAAGGGTTCCCGCCGCGGCACGCCGGAGACGCCGAACCCGCAGCAGCTGAACGGAGCGGGAGGCGCGGAGGCCCAGGTGGCCGCCGCCGGCCCTCATGGGGCGGTGGAggtgcggcggcagcggcagccggacgCGACGGTCTTCGAGTTCGGGTCGGCGGCGGAGTCCGGCGCCGCCGTGACGCTCGCGGGCTACTGCCCCGTCTCCGACGAGCTCGAGCCGTGCCGCTGGGAGCTCGTGCCCGCCACCGGCGAGGGCGCGCCGCAATTCCGCATCGTGTTCTGA